A stretch of Christensenellaceae bacterium DNA encodes these proteins:
- the ruvA gene encoding Holliday junction ATP-dependent DNA helicase RuvA, with the protein MYAYISGEVVQKAANYAVIDAGGVGYQIFTDTFSLNTLKTGETGKLYTYLKVAEAEMTLYGFATAEQRNMFEKLITISGVGPKVAASVLCVMRVNDIAAAVISGDDKAFAAVPGIGKKTAQRLVLELKEKVDIEDAVGSGVDMETFTQDAAGEAVAALSGLGYNRQEALAAIAAVKNLGDSAEELVSLALKRMGR; encoded by the coding sequence ATGTACGCATATATATCCGGCGAGGTAGTACAGAAAGCGGCGAATTACGCCGTCATTGACGCGGGAGGCGTGGGATACCAGATTTTTACGGACACGTTTTCGCTGAACACGCTAAAAACGGGGGAAACGGGAAAGCTGTATACGTATCTGAAAGTCGCGGAAGCCGAAATGACGCTTTACGGGTTTGCGACGGCGGAGCAGAGGAATATGTTCGAAAAGCTGATCACAATCAGTGGGGTCGGCCCCAAGGTCGCCGCTTCCGTGCTTTGCGTGATGCGCGTAAACGATATTGCGGCGGCGGTTATTTCCGGTGACGACAAAGCTTTCGCGGCGGTTCCGGGAATCGGAAAGAAGACGGCGCAGAGACTGGTCCTGGAACTTAAGGAAAAGGTGGATATTGAGGACGCTGTTGGGAGCGGCGTGGATATGGAGACGTTTACGCAGGACGCGGCGGGCGAGGCTGTCGCCGCGCTCAGCGGACTGGGATATAACAGGCAGGAAGCGCTCGCGGCTATCGCGGCGGTGAAAAACCTGGGAGACAGCGCGGAAGAGCTGGTTTCACTGGCGCTGAAAAGAATGGGACGATAA
- the ruvB gene encoding Holliday junction ATP-dependent DNA helicase RuvB — protein sequence MSFDEEESRIVSGMKMTEDIVADATLRPQSLEEYIGQDKVKEKMAVFIEAAKKRGEALDHVLLYGPPGLGKTTLAHIIAQELNVNIRITSGPAIERPGDLAALLTNLTDKDVLFIDEIHRLNSSVEEVLYPAMEDYALDIILGKGPSARSMRIDLPRFTLVGATTRAGMLTSPLRDRFGIINRLQMYDADQLKTIVRRSARILDIHVDEQGAEEIARRSRGTPRIANRLLRRVRDFADVRAEGMITKKAADEGLKLLEVDELGLDHSDRLVLDAILTKFGGGPVGLETLAATTGEESGTIEDVIEPFLLQLGFIQRTPRGRCATENAYRHMGLPMPDNDGNKGQTKLF from the coding sequence TTGAGTTTTGATGAAGAAGAATCCCGTATTGTTTCAGGGATGAAAATGACCGAGGATATTGTTGCGGACGCGACGCTGCGCCCGCAGTCCTTAGAGGAATATATCGGCCAGGACAAAGTAAAGGAAAAAATGGCCGTCTTTATTGAGGCGGCGAAAAAGAGGGGAGAGGCGCTTGACCACGTCTTGCTTTACGGACCGCCGGGGCTGGGGAAGACGACGCTTGCGCACATCATTGCGCAGGAGCTGAACGTCAATATCCGCATTACGTCCGGACCGGCAATCGAACGGCCGGGAGACCTCGCGGCGCTGCTGACGAACCTCACGGACAAGGACGTGCTTTTTATCGATGAGATACACCGCCTTAATTCCAGTGTGGAAGAGGTGCTTTATCCGGCGATGGAAGATTACGCGCTCGATATTATCCTGGGCAAGGGACCGTCCGCACGGTCTATGCGCATCGATTTGCCGCGCTTCACGCTGGTGGGCGCGACGACGCGCGCGGGCATGCTGACCTCGCCCCTGCGGGACCGCTTTGGGATTATCAACAGGCTGCAAATGTACGACGCGGACCAGCTCAAAACGATCGTCCGGCGTTCGGCGAGGATCCTCGATATTCATGTAGACGAGCAAGGCGCCGAGGAGATCGCGCGCCGCTCGCGGGGAACCCCGCGTATCGCCAACAGGCTGCTGCGCCGTGTGCGTGATTTCGCGGATGTACGTGCGGAGGGGATGATCACCAAAAAAGCGGCGGACGAGGGGCTTAAGCTTTTGGAAGTGGACGAACTTGGGCTTGACCATTCCGACCGTCTGGTGCTGGACGCGATCCTTACGAAGTTTGGCGGCGGACCGGTGGGACTGGAGACGCTCGCGGCGACGACGGGCGAAGAATCGGGCACGATCGAGGATGTGATCGAGCCGTTTTTACTGCAGCTTGGGTTTATACAGAGGACGCCGCGCGGCCGCTGCGCGACGGAAAACGCTTACCGGCATATGGGGTTGCCCATGCCGGATAATGACGGAAACAAGGGGCAAACAAAGCTGTTCTAG
- a CDS encoding tRNA preQ1(34) S-adenosylmethionine ribosyltransferase-isomerase QueA has product MKTSDFDYDLPEELIAQTPIEPRDHSRLLVYDRSSKEVEHKHFYDVADYLKAGDVLVVNETKVIPARLYGKKRGALTDFEFLLLKRLSLDTWDVIMRPGKKLKPGGYVDFSDDLCAKLLQKKEDGVCEVKFEYEGVFEDVLERYGNMPLPPYITQRLEKKERYQTVYAKEDGSAAAPTAGLHFTPGLLKKLEDKGVILVKILLHVGLGTFRPMKEETVENHIMHSEYYSVSKEAAEAVNAAKREGRRVIAVGTTSVRTLESAAHGGFVSAGSADTDIFIYPGYEWQIVDALITNFHLPKSTLVMLVSAFCGREETLSLYRQAVGLKYRFFSFGDAMLIL; this is encoded by the coding sequence ATGAAAACATCGGATTTCGACTATGACCTGCCCGAGGAACTGATTGCACAGACGCCCATCGAGCCGCGTGACCATTCGCGGCTTTTGGTATATGACCGCTCGTCAAAAGAAGTGGAGCACAAGCATTTTTACGACGTGGCCGATTATCTGAAAGCGGGCGACGTGCTGGTGGTGAATGAAACGAAGGTTATTCCCGCGCGGCTGTACGGAAAGAAGCGCGGGGCGCTTACGGACTTTGAGTTTCTGCTTTTGAAGCGATTAAGCCTTGATACGTGGGATGTGATCATGCGCCCGGGAAAGAAGCTCAAGCCGGGCGGCTATGTGGATTTTTCAGACGACCTGTGCGCGAAGCTTCTGCAAAAAAAAGAGGACGGCGTGTGTGAAGTCAAATTCGAATACGAGGGCGTATTCGAAGATGTGCTTGAGAGGTACGGCAACATGCCGCTGCCACCGTATATCACGCAGCGCCTGGAGAAAAAGGAGCGTTACCAGACGGTATACGCAAAGGAGGACGGCAGCGCGGCCGCGCCCACGGCGGGACTGCATTTTACGCCCGGGCTTTTGAAAAAGCTGGAAGACAAAGGCGTGATTTTGGTAAAAATATTGCTGCATGTGGGGCTGGGGACGTTTCGCCCGATGAAAGAAGAGACGGTGGAAAACCACATCATGCATTCGGAATATTACAGCGTGAGCAAGGAAGCGGCGGAGGCAGTCAACGCCGCCAAACGCGAGGGCAGGCGGGTGATCGCCGTGGGTACGACGTCCGTGCGGACCTTAGAGAGCGCGGCGCACGGCGGCTTTGTATCTGCGGGCAGTGCGGATACGGATATTTTTATTTATCCGGGCTATGAGTGGCAGATCGTGGATGCGCTCATCACCAATTTCCATTTGCCGAAGTCCACGCTGGTAATGCTGGTAAGCGCATTTTGCGGACGGGAGGAGACGCTGTCCCTGTACAGGCAGGCGGTCGGGCTGAAATACAGGTTTTTCAGCTTCGGGGATGCGATGCTGATATTGTGA
- the fesA gene encoding ferredoxin, producing the protein MDIKKVWAVYFSATGTTQKVVSAIAREIAREMKTECETFDFTLPEARMGAPIFGVRDIVVFGTPVYAGRVPNVLLKYLKTVKGNGALAVPVSVFGNRDFDDALIELRDILQENGFVPIAAAAFVGEHSFSDVLAKGRPDDEDMRKAREFAQDVTKKIHARGGKKGGALAVDGTPYPYRGYYTPKDRAGRPIDIRKVKPLTSGACNDCKLCAEVCPMGCIDYENVREYTGICIKCGACIKRCPTGAKYYDDAGYLYHKTELEEGLTRRAEPKLFL; encoded by the coding sequence ATGGATATAAAAAAGGTTTGGGCGGTTTATTTCAGCGCGACGGGTACGACCCAAAAAGTCGTCAGCGCCATTGCGCGGGAAATCGCACGGGAAATGAAAACAGAATGTGAGACGTTTGATTTCACGTTGCCTGAGGCAAGAATGGGCGCGCCCATTTTCGGCGTGCGGGATATTGTCGTTTTCGGCACGCCTGTATACGCGGGGCGCGTGCCCAACGTACTGTTAAAATATTTGAAGACAGTCAAGGGAAACGGCGCCCTGGCAGTGCCGGTCAGCGTGTTCGGCAACCGCGATTTCGACGATGCGCTCATCGAGCTGCGCGATATTTTGCAGGAAAACGGATTTGTGCCAATCGCGGCGGCGGCCTTTGTGGGAGAGCATTCTTTTTCCGATGTGCTGGCAAAGGGCAGGCCGGACGATGAGGATATGAGAAAGGCACGGGAATTTGCACAGGACGTTACGAAAAAAATCCACGCGCGGGGCGGTAAAAAAGGCGGTGCGTTGGCGGTGGACGGCACGCCGTATCCTTACCGTGGATATTATACTCCTAAGGACAGGGCGGGCCGGCCTATCGACATACGTAAGGTAAAGCCGTTGACAAGCGGCGCATGCAACGACTGCAAGCTGTGCGCGGAAGTTTGCCCGATGGGCTGTATTGACTATGAAAATGTACGGGAATATACTGGTATTTGTATCAAATGCGGCGCATGTATTAAGCGGTGCCCCACGGGAGCGAAATACTATGACGACGCGGGCTATCTATACCATAAAACGGAGCTGGAGGAAGGGCTGACGCGCAGGGCGGAGCCCAAGCTCTTTTTGTAA
- a CDS encoding UPF0324 membrane protein, whose product MDFLKKHWKGLLLCLVIAVPAFFLGKLLPVVGGPVFAILIGMVLALLIKNRDGLDAGVNFTSKKILQWAVVLLGFGMNLTEILRVGAQSLPIIISTIATSLILAYIMYRAMKMPSRISTLIGVGSSICGGSAIAATAPVIGANDEEIAQSISVIFLFNVIAALIFPTLGGALGLSNEGFGLFAGTAINDTSSVTAAAAAWDGIHGSNTLDTATIVKLTRTLAIIPITLVLAFVRTRREKKLEASEGIKVSFKKIFPWFVLFFVLASVATTVFSLPSFVTGPLKELSKFFIIMAMAAIGLNTNIVKLVKTGGKPILMGLICWIGIAVVSLGMQHVLGIW is encoded by the coding sequence ATGGATTTTTTAAAAAAGCATTGGAAAGGGCTGCTGCTTTGCCTTGTCATCGCGGTTCCGGCTTTCTTCTTAGGAAAACTGCTGCCCGTGGTCGGCGGGCCTGTCTTCGCCATCCTCATCGGCATGGTGCTCGCGCTGCTGATCAAAAACAGGGACGGCCTTGACGCGGGCGTCAACTTCACATCCAAAAAAATATTGCAGTGGGCGGTCGTGCTGCTCGGCTTCGGCATGAACCTCACGGAGATTTTGCGCGTAGGCGCGCAATCCTTGCCCATCATCATATCCACCATTGCAACGTCGCTCATTTTAGCATACATCATGTACCGCGCTATGAAAATGCCCTCGCGTATCTCCACGCTCATCGGCGTAGGCTCGTCCATCTGCGGCGGCAGCGCCATCGCGGCCACCGCGCCCGTGATCGGCGCCAACGACGAAGAGATCGCGCAATCGATTTCCGTTATCTTCTTATTCAATGTGATCGCGGCCCTTATTTTCCCGACCCTGGGCGGCGCGCTCGGTCTGTCAAACGAAGGCTTCGGCCTCTTTGCGGGAACGGCCATCAACGACACTTCGTCCGTCACGGCGGCGGCCGCCGCGTGGGACGGCATTCATGGCAGCAACACCCTTGACACCGCGACAATCGTCAAGCTGACGCGCACCCTTGCCATCATCCCCATCACGCTTGTCCTCGCGTTCGTGCGCACCCGCAGGGAAAAGAAGCTGGAAGCGAGCGAGGGCATCAAGGTAAGCTTCAAAAAAATATTCCCGTGGTTTGTACTGTTTTTTGTGCTGGCCTCGGTCGCCACCACCGTATTCAGCCTGCCGTCCTTTGTCACCGGACCGCTTAAGGAACTGAGCAAATTCTTTATTATCATGGCCATGGCGGCGATCGGCCTTAACACCAACATCGTCAAGCTGGTAAAGACAGGCGGCAAGCCCATCCTCATGGGCCTCATTTGCTGGATCGGCATCGCGGTCGTCAGCCTCGGCATGCAGCATGTGCTGGGTATCTGGTAA